Below is a genomic region from Triticum dicoccoides isolate Atlit2015 ecotype Zavitan chromosome 5A, WEW_v2.0, whole genome shotgun sequence.
aaaggagcaaggggggaggccggccgatcctagggcgcgccaaggaggggaggaatcctcctcctagtaggagtaggattcctcctttcctactcctactaggatggggaaggaaggagtgggagagaggaaggaaagggggggcacccccctcctagtcaaattcggactcaagagggagggggcgcgcggcctgtcctggcagcccctctctctccactaaggcccatctaggcccactagttcccccccgggggggggggtccggtaaccctccggcactccggttttctccgaaatcacccggaacacttccggtgtccgaatatagtcgtctaatatatcaatctttatgtctcgaccatttcgagactcctgtcatgtccgtgatcatatccgggactctaaataaccttcggtacatcaaaacacataaactcataataccgatcgtcaccaaacgttaagcgtgcggaccctacgggttcgagaactatgtagacatgaccgagacacgtctccggtcaattaatcaatagcggaacctggatgctcatattggttcctacctattctacgaagatctttatcggccaaacctcataacaacatacgttgttccctttgtcatcggtatgttacttgcccgagattcgatcgtcggtatctcaatacctagttcaatctcgttaccgtcaagtctctttactcgttatgtaatgctacATCTCataaataactcattagttacattgcttgtaaggcttatagtgatgtgcattactaagagggcccagagatacctctctgatacacggagtgacaaatcctaatcttgatttatgccaactcaacaaacaccaccagagacacctgtagagcatctttatagtcacccagttactttgtgacttttgatagcacactaagtgttcctccggtattcaggagttgcataatctcatagccataggaacatgtataagttatggagaaagcaatagcagtaaactaaacgattatcgtgctaagctaacagatgggtcaagtcaatcacatcattctctaatgatgtgattccgtttatcaaatgacaactctttgtccatggctgggaacttaaccatctttgatcaacgagctagtcaagtagaggcatactagtgatactctgtttgtctatgtattcacacatgtattaagtttctggttaatacaattgtagcatgaataataaacatttatgatgatataaggaaatataaataaaaactttattattgcctctaaggcatatttccttcaagaaggtCTCCAATCGTGTGTGTGGGTTGACTCCAACATGTTGAATATTAGACAATTGGATGGGTTTTGTGGTAAACGAACAACCCAGTGTGATTCATGGTTGTTCGGTGCTCTATTTTGGTGTTTCTTAGCACTCTAGTGGGAGAACCCAtgtagagagaaagagagagagagagagataaagagagaCAAAGAGAGGATTTTTTACGGGGGTAAAAGGTGTTTATATTACTCAAGAGCAAATAATTTCCTACCTACACAAACTAGGGATATTATTAGGGCCAGAACGGAGCCAGACCACATTACGAGCCACCATGAATAACACGACACTCCCTTTCACCCATAAGTCTCTTCACCTCCGAGACCACCATGGCATATTGCGAGCGATCTTGGCCTGTACATTGGTCAACTGGACTGCCTGCAAACTGTCGCACTCCACAATGATTGGCAGCTCCGTCCACTGGAGTGCTAATGCTTTGCCCTTCATACATCCAGCTAGCTTGGCATGCAATGACTCCGGGCATGACCACAAGGAGCGACATGCGGAGAGAGAGATAGGATTGAACTGAGTGGGTTGCTCGCTCAGATGATATAGCTGGCCACCCAAAAGGGTTTTTTGTTTGACATTATTATATATCTTATGTATTTTTTGTTTAACATGCGTGTATGTTTATCAACGAATATGCTTAGCTGAGTATCAAAATATAACTATAACATAGTGTCTTGCCCCCCTTCTTCCTTTCTATGATGGCACATATGTTAGCTTTAGATGATTTTTATGTATGATCATTTGTCATGTTCATAGTTGGTGTATCAAGTAACAACATGCTCTTTGACGCAAAATGTCTGACTAGTGGAAGTTGTGTATGAgaagattttttatttattttacgaCCTTTTGGTCAATAAAAAATTAAGAAAACTAAATGTGATACTACCTCTATTGTACAATGTAAACATGTACACCTTTCTGGGTAATCTTGACTTTGGAGCCCTTTGAGGCAACATTCATGTGGCTCTCTTTTTTAGGTGTAACACAACTTTCATGAAAAATATATGTCTCGAAAGAACTATGGGCTAGAGAATGAATAACACAACCTTGCAAGACAACTAATTGAAATTGTCAAAATACATGTTTTTTTTCTTTCCACGACATGTAGCATAGGAGTTCTAACATCTCTTTCCACCATTATTAGATTACCTAACACACTCACATATAACGCACGAGTTCTTTCCCCAAGAACCTCACAACTACGTTTGTACGAAAAAGTGACTTGGCATGTATACCCGTTTATGAGACAACATCTATTGCAATAGTGAAAGCCTTTGTAAAGGACATCATGACAATAACCAAAATTACGTGCTACTTGATAAAAAAGATACCTAGTTGTCCATATCATTCGTTGAGAATGTTGGGTAGAACATATACCTAAAGTGCACAACATGCAAAGAGATACCCTCGAATCGCATTCTATGGACACCAAGCACTCCAAGCATCCGTGTCACCTTCAGAGCCAAACATTGTACTGTCTGCGCTCGTTAGGTTTTCTGACATAATTCTGTATGTTACCTCCGCTTGTAATGTCTGTTATTAATGAACTGATACTGATGTAATACATGGATCCATGTCCTAGCCATTATGCTTAATTGTTGGAGCCAAATTACATCCGTAGCTTACACCGCTGGTATAAGATTTTCGTATTTTTGTTACAATTATTACACGTTATAATCTCCCTGCCATAATAGAAAAGAATAAGCATccgtgaaactagacaaaattgaaGAACCTCCTTTTGAGAGCAACTTCAACAAACCCTACTAGTTTTATTGGGAACAAACCTTGATTATAGCAAGTACTAGTAATACAAAACAAATatcatcatcattaaataaagCTGAACTCACTAACAAGTGGGCCACAAGTAACATGAGTCCTAGTCACCTTAACCTCGAAGTATTTTCTTGACGCGGCCACCGTTTCCCGGAAGACACAAGAAGGAAAACCACACGTTTCCCCGCCGTCCCCACCCGGCAGCGACTCAAACCACGGCGCGGGTATGGTCGGCACGGGTAGGCAAGCCCGCCCGTCGTCCCCTCCCGTCGGGATCTCGCCcagccccacccccacccccacccccacccccgtccACGAACCAACGGAGGCGGCGAGGCATCTCCACCGCCGGCGAGAAATCCAGCTAGGGTTTCCGGCGAGCGAGCCGATGGGGCGCGCGCCGTCGCCGGAGGACGCCGCGGGCGGGGAGCCGGAGGCGTGGTACGGCAGCATCCAGTACCTCGTCAACATCTCGGCGGTGGGGGCCGCCTCCTGcgtgctcctcttcctcctcgtcaagCTCCGCTTCGACCACCGCCGCATCCCGGGGCCCTCCGCGCTCGCCGCCAAGCTGCTCGCCGTCTACCACGCCACGGCCCCGCAGATCGCGCTCCACTGCGGCGCCGACGCCGCCCAGTTCCTCCTCTTCGAGCGCGCCTCCTTCCTCgtcctcgccgccgtctccgccgccgccttcgccgcggCCCTCCCGCTCAACCTGCTCGCCGGGGACGCCGCCATCGCCGACCAGTTCGCCGCCACCACCATCTCCCACATCCCCAGGGCCTCCCCGCTGCTCtggctccacctcctcctcaccgccgccgtcgtcgccatcGCGCACCTCGGCATCTCCCGCATGGAGGACGCCCTCCGCATCACCCGCTTCCGCGACGGCAACGGCAACCCCAGCGACCCCAACTCCAGCTCCGTCGCCGTCTTCACCATCATGATCCAGGGCATCCCCAGGGCGCTCGCCGCCGACAAGGCCCCCCTCAAGGAGTACTTCGAGCACAAGTACCCCGGCAAGGTGTACCGCGTCATTGTGCCCTTCGACCTCTGCACGCTGGAGTACCTCGCCGACGAGTGGGGGAAGGTCCGGAACAAGATCTCCTGGCTGGAGGCGAAGATGGACGCCCGCAGCCTGTTTGACGAGTTTGTGCAGGACGAATCGGGGCAATTAGAAGCGCACTGGCTTGTCAGGAGATGCAAAGAGCTGTGGGCAATGGCCGCGCAGAGGTTCGGGTTTACTGATGATGAGAGGCTAAGGAAGCTGCAGACAAGGAAACTCGTGATTGGGAGCAGGCTGTCGGATTACAAGGAAGGGCGTGCGCGTGGTGCTGGCATAGCTTTTGTTGTGTTCAAGGATGTGTACACGGCAAACAAGGCTGTGAGAGATTTCCGGATGGAAAGGAAGAAGACACCCATTGGCAGGTTCTTCCCAGTGATGGAGCTACAGCTTGAGAGGAGCCGATGGAGAGTGGAGAGGGCGCCACCAGCATCAGATATCTACTGGAATCACCTTGGGATGAACAAGACCTCACTAGCCTTGCGGCGGATAGCGGTTAACACCTGCCTCATTGTAATGCTCCTGTTCTTCAGTTCACCATTGTCAATACTCAGTGGAATGCAAAACGCAGCACGGATCATCAATGTGGAGGCTATGGATAGTGCCAAATCATGGATTGTTTGGCTTCAAGGCTCAAGCTGGTTCTGGACAATAATCTTTCAGTTTCTACCCAATGTCCTCATCTTCGTGAGCATGTATATTATCATCCCATCAGTACTGTCATACTTCTCCAAGTTTGAGTTCCATCTGACAGTGTCGGGGGAGCAGAGAGCTGCATTGCTGAAGATGGTTTGCTTCTTCCTTGTTAATCTCATCTTGTTGCGTGCGCTGGTGGAATCGTCGCTTGAAAGTTGGATTCTTAGCATGGGACGGTGCTACTTAGATAGTGCTGATTGCAAGCAGATTGAACATTACCTGAGCCCATCATTCTTGTCGAGATCTTCACTTTCTTCCCTGGCGTTCTTAATCACATGCACCTTTCTGGGAATATCTTTTGATCTGCTGGCTCCAATCCCTTGGATAAAGCATATACTGAAGAAATTCAGAAAGAATGATATGGTCCAGTTGGtccctgaagaaaatgaggaatacAGATCTATGAACAATGACGAAGAAACAAATGGTCTGGTATCGCCTCTAATGTCTGAGAGAGAAGACAGTGACATTCTGAATGGTTTCGAGGGGCATGATCTTTCCATGTACCCAATAAACCGGAGCTTCCACATGCCAAAGCAGAAATTCGACTTTGCACAATACTATGCATTTGACATCACAATATTCGCGCTCACGATGATCTACTCACTGTTTGCTCCGCTTGTGGTTCCTGTCGGTGCAGTATACTTTGGCTACCGTTACCTTGTGGACAAGTACAATTTCCTGTTCGTGTACAGAGTCAGAGGATTTCCTGCAGGCAATGATGGGAAGCTGATGGATAGGGTGCTGTGCATCATGCAATTCTGTGTCATCTTCTTTCTTGCTGCTATGTTGCTCTTCTTCGCAGTCCAGGGTGATTCCATGAAGCTACAGGCTATATGTACTCTTGGGCTGTTAGTGTTCTATAAGTTGCTGCCGTCTGGAAGTGATCGCTTCCAGCCGTCCTTGTTAGAAGGGATGCAGACAGTTAATAGCTTTGTAGATGGTCCAACGGATTATGAAGTTTTTTCACAACCTGACCTGGATTGGAATCTGTATCAATCCTGAAGAAAACTCAAGGTCAATACACACTTGTTTCATTTCAAAGTCATCTACTATCACCAGAGCTTCACATTGTACTTCTCTTGTTCTTTTGTATAGTTGATGT
It encodes:
- the LOC119304048 gene encoding CSC1-like protein At4g35870, which gives rise to MGRAPSPEDAAGGEPEAWYGSIQYLVNISAVGAASCVLLFLLVKLRFDHRRIPGPSALAAKLLAVYHATAPQIALHCGADAAQFLLFERASFLVLAAVSAAAFAAALPLNLLAGDAAIADQFAATTISHIPRASPLLWLHLLLTAAVVAIAHLGISRMEDALRITRFRDGNGNPSDPNSSSVAVFTIMIQGIPRALAADKAPLKEYFEHKYPGKVYRVIVPFDLCTLEYLADEWGKVRNKISWLEAKMDARSLFDEFVQDESGQLEAHWLVRRCKELWAMAAQRFGFTDDERLRKLQTRKLVIGSRLSDYKEGRARGAGIAFVVFKDVYTANKAVRDFRMERKKTPIGRFFPVMELQLERSRWRVERAPPASDIYWNHLGMNKTSLALRRIAVNTCLIVMLLFFSSPLSILSGMQNAARIINVEAMDSAKSWIVWLQGSSWFWTIIFQFLPNVLIFVSMYIIIPSVLSYFSKFEFHLTVSGEQRAALLKMVCFFLVNLILLRALVESSLESWILSMGRCYLDSADCKQIEHYLSPSFLSRSSLSSLAFLITCTFLGISFDLLAPIPWIKHILKKFRKNDMVQLVPEENEEYRSMNNDEETNGLVSPLMSEREDSDILNGFEGHDLSMYPINRSFHMPKQKFDFAQYYAFDITIFALTMIYSLFAPLVVPVGAVYFGYRYLVDKYNFLFVYRVRGFPAGNDGKLMDRVLCIMQFCVIFFLAAMLLFFAVQGDSMKLQAICTLGLLVFYKLLPSGSDRFQPSLLEGMQTVNSFVDGPTDYEVFSQPDLDWNLYQS